A region of the Corynebacterium endometrii genome:
ATCGCAATTCACCCATTCGGGTCACCACCGGCGTCAAGCGCGCCGGGGAGACCAGCTACGTGTTCGGCCGCTATCGGAGACCATGCCGGCGGTGCGGGGAGAAGATTGAAAAGTCCGTTCTCGGCGGCGTGGATGCGGGCGGCGATGAGGGCGAGTTAGAACGCATCATCTGGTGGTGCCCCCACTGCCAGCCGGCGCCGGAGGGTTACGTTCCTTTACCCGTCGATTTCTAGGGCTCATTTGGCGATCCACTTGGGGGATAGCCATCCTTCTTGGCACGCACGCTGCGGCGAATCATAAACCCTATTACCGCCACAATAGCTAGGGCGATGACCGCATAGATTACGGAGGAGAATTGGTCAATCGCGTGGCCTACTTTCTCGTAGCCTGCGCCTAGCCACACACCAAGCCCAATGAGTACCGCGTTCCAAATGAAAGACCCCAGCGCGGTCCATCCAATGAATTGCCACAGGGGCATCGCATTGACGCCGGCGGGGATGGATATAAGGGAACGCACGCCCGGCACGAACCTGCCGAAAAACACCGAGTGAGTGCCATACTTAGTGAAAAATCTGAGTGATGCGTCCACGTCAGAGGGTTGGGTCAGGGGCATCCTTTCGGCAATCGCCCGTAGGCGTTGCGCGCCGAACTTTCGGCCCACCCAATACAGCATGAGGCCGCCGACGACGGAACCAATGGTTGCCCACACGAGGGCCGCTGCAAAGGACATCTTGTCCTGCGATACGGTAAAACCGGCCAGCGGCAGGATTACCTCAGAGGGGATCGGAGGAAAAATATTTTCCAAAAGAATCGCAATGCCTACGCCAATAGCACCAAGCGTGCTCATAAGCCCCACAACCCAATCAATGACGGCAGTCATCAACCCTCCTTGCCCACCTCGGTTTATCGCGAATTACCCCAGCCTACCCACATCCCATCCTTTGACTAGGCTGGGGCTATGAAACTTATCTTAAATATCATTTGGTTGGTAACCGGTGGCTTATGGCTTGCCTTGGGCTACATGTTGTTTGGCCTTCTGGCGTGCCTGCTAATCGTAACCATTCCGGCTGGCGTGGCCAGCTTCCGCATGGCCAACTACGCTCTGTGGCCGTTCGGGCGCACGGTGGTGGAGCCACGGCATGGATCCAAGTCCATGTCCACGGTCGGTAATGTAATTTGGTTTATCTTTTCCGGCCTTTGGCTCGCTATTGGCCACGTAACCACCGCGGCCGCCCAAGCCGTCACCATCATCGGCATCCCACTGGCCATAGCGAACATCAAGATGATCCCGGTGACGTGTTTCCCATTCGGCAAGCAGATCGTGCCGAATGACCAGATCCCGTTCGGCTACCGCCCCATGGTGAAGATGTAACCAAGATCTCTTCTGCCGCATAACCGCCCCGTTTGCATAGCAGTGTGCAAGTTCCTGCACGCGGGGCTACCGGCCCAGATTGACTCGCCAAGTAGGGGGTGTGCACGTTTTGCAGTCGCCGACGTAGGCCTTGACACGTGTACTACTTAGTCTGACTGGAGGCGGGAATGGATAAGGTAGTGGTCAACGCGTAAAAATTTATGACAACCCAAGGAGCGTGGCCGATGATTGATTCGAAGTTCATTAAAAAAGTTACCGGTACGGTGAGCGCGAAGCTCGGCAAGAGTGCCGGCTCGGAAGGCGAGACCATGGACCTGGCCGGCAAGGCTATTGTGGTTACTGGCGGGGGCAACGGCATTGGCAAGGAGGTAGTCTCCCAGCTGCTTATCAAGGGGGCTAAGGTCTATGCCTTGGACCTTAAAGTCGACGGACTGACCCAGCTGCAGGCGGCGTATGGTGACATGCTCAAGGCAATAGAGTGTGACATCACCGATAAGGACCGCATAGATGAACTGGCGGCCGAGCTTCAAGATACCGCCGCCGTTATCAACGTGGCCGGTATCATTCAGCAGTTCATCCCGGTGGCTGAGCTTGACCGCGCAACCATGGAGCGCGTAATGAACGTGAATTTCTGGGGCACAGTGAATGTCACCACCGCGTTCCTCCCAGTGCTTCAGGCCAAACCGGAGGCGGGCATCATCAACATCTCCTCCATGGGTGGCCTTGTCCCCGTCCCCGGGCAGAGTTTCTACGGCGCCTCCAAGGCGGCGGTGAAGCTTTTCACCGAGGGCCTCTTCGCCGAGTTGCGTGAGACCTCCGTGCATGTGGGCGTGGTCTTCCCCGGCGGCGTGGCGACGGACATCATGGGCAACTCCGGCGTCGAGCGTAAGTCTTCCGCAGAGGAGAAGAACACCGAGGAGGCCGTAGCGTCCCTGACCACACCACAGGATGCCGCGGCTCAGATCATCGAGGCGCTGGAAAACAAGCGCGTCCGCACCACCATCGGCAAGGACTGCAATGCCGTGGACAAGATGGGGCGCGTAGCACCGGTGAAGGCGATTGAGCTTATCGCTAGGAAGATGAAGGACGTGGGCTAAAGCCCAAACATGTTAAAGCGCCGTGGGGATTGTCATTTATCCCCACGGCGCTTGCGCTTTAGTAGTTAAGCGCGATGGGCGCGGTACCAGCCAATGAGTTCATCGGTGGAGGAATCACCGGAGTTGGCTGCTTCGGCTCCGGATACGGCAGGAGCCAGGTCATTTGCCTGCTGCTTGCCCAGCTCGACGCCCCACTGATCGAAGGAATTAATGTCCCAGATAACGCCCTGGACAAAGGTGATGTGTTCGTAGAGGGCAATAAGAGCGCCCAGGACTGCTGGGGTTAGCTCTTCGGCCATGATGGTGGTAGTTGGGCGGTTTCCTGGCATGACCTTGTGCGCTACAAGGTTTCCATCCACGCCCTCCGCGGCGATCTCCTCTGCGGTCTTGCCGAACGCCAAGACCTTAGTCTGGGCGAAGAAGTTGCCCATGAGTAGGTCATGCATTGAACCGGTGCCGTCTGCGGTAGGGAAGTCCTCCTTGGGGCGGGCGAACCCAATAAAGTCAGCCGGGACTATGTGGGTTCCCTGATGAAGCAGCTGGAAGAACGCGTGCTGCCCATTTGTTCCGGGCTCACCAAAGTAGATCTCGCCGGTTGTGGTGGTCACTGCTGAACCATCGTGGCGCACGGACTTGCCGTTAGACTCCATAGTCAATTGCTGCAAGTAGGCTGGGAAGCGGGCGAGATCCTGGGAATAGGGCAGAACGGCGTGTGCCTGAGCGCCGAAGAAATCCGTGTACCAGATGCCCAGCAGACCCATGAGAACCGGGACATTGTCCTCCAATGGGGTGGTGCGGAAGTGCTCATCCATGGCGTGGAAACCCGCGAGGAAGCGCATAAAGTCCAGCGGGCCGATGGTGCACATCAATGACAGTCCAATAGCCGAGGAGACGGAGTAACGGCCACCAACCCAGTCCCAGAAGCCAAACATGTTGGCCGTATCGATACCGAATTCTTTGACCTTTTCCTCATTGGTGGACACGGCAACGAAATGCTTGGCGATGGCGGACTCATCGCCGTCAAACTGCTCCAGAAGCCAGCGGCGTGCGGCATGCGCGTTGGTTAGCGTTTCCTGGGTGGTAAAAGTCTTCGAGGCGACGATGAAAAGCGTCGAGCCCGGATCCAGTTTTTCGAGGGTGGAGGCCATATCCGCTGGGTCGACGTTCGAGACGAAGTCTGCCGAAATGCCCGCCACCTCGTAGGAGCGCAGAGCCTTAGCGGCCATAGCAGGGCCCAAGTCAGAACCGCCGATGCCAATATTCACGATCTTCTTGATGGTGTGGCCGGTATGGCCCAGCCACTTGCCGGAACGCAGGGCAGTGGCAAAGTCGCGCATACGGCCCAGGACTTCATGAACGTCGGCCGCGACGTCCTGGCCATCCATCTTTAGGTCGCGCTCTGGTGGCAGGCGTAGTGCCGTGTGCAGTACCGCGCGGTCTTCAGTGTTGTTGATGTGCTCGCCGGCAAACATGGCGTCGCGCTTGGATTCCAAGTCCGCAGCCTTAGCGACCTCAACCAGAGCGTCAATGGTCTCTGCATCGACCAAGTTCTTAGACAGGTCTACGTGCAGACCCGCAGCGTCGAATGAAAGGGAAGACGCACGCTGCGCATCAGCGGCGAACAGTTCGCGCAGGTTCAGCCCCTTCTTGGCGTCATAAAGCTTGGTGAGCGTGTCCCACTGTGGCTGTGCGGTGATGTCCATGTCAGAAGTCTTTCTGGGTGCGTGGGCACCCGAATGAAACGGCGAATGATTACATATTCAAACGTAGTCAATTTCGCCGCCGCTGGCAGGACTTCCAAGCGGTGGTATAGCCCCGGCTAAGGGCAGTTCACTGCGATGTCAATGTCTAGAACACCGATAACCCAAAGTGCTGCATGGTGGTGTAGATTTCCATGCCACCAGCGTAGCTATTGGCTGATGGGGGAGCATCAGTTTCTACATAGGATGCAACGCCAACGGCATACATATCGCCGTTGGGGTGAACCGCGTAGATTGCGCCGCCACTGTCGCCCGGGCGGGATTGGTTGCCGTATTCGAACTGGCCACCGTCAATCTGGTGGAGGTAGTTGCCACAGGACAGGCCATCGGTTGAGCCGATGCGGCACAGGGCCATGCCGTTGGCCGCGACGTAATCCAGATCGGCGTAGCCCACAAGATTACCGGTGATTGGCGGCACCGACGTCCACCGTGCGTGCGGGTTAGTGACTTCGATAATGCCGATGTCATAGGCGCCGACGCGGCCCAGGTTCTCTTCGCCGGTATAGGCGCGTTCGACCATTTCACCGAATTCGATCCATTGACCGGATGGGTCTTGGTAGGCCCAACGCGAACCCAATTCGCCGCAGTGTCCCGCAGTCATGATAAACAAGCGGGAGCTAGAGGAATCCGTCACGAAATGGCCGGCGGAACAGCGGCCTTCTTCCTCAATGTTGTAAATCGCGCCACCTGGAATCAGCATTCCCGGGTTGATGAGATAGTCAGCCAGTTCAGGTTCCCACGTATCCACGCGTGGCTGTGCTTGGTATTCACCAAGGCCCACCTGCTGACCGGCGGACGGGGCTTGGGCTAGTACTTCATCACTGCCGTAATCAGAACCGTAATCACTGTCCAGGCTGTCGTCATTGCCAAAGTC
Encoded here:
- a CDS encoding DedA family protein, producing the protein MTAVIDWVVGLMSTLGAIGVGIAILLENIFPPIPSEVILPLAGFTVSQDKMSFAAALVWATIGSVVGGLMLYWVGRKFGAQRLRAIAERMPLTQPSDVDASLRFFTKYGTHSVFFGRFVPGVRSLISIPAGVNAMPLWQFIGWTALGSFIWNAVLIGLGVWLGAGYEKVGHAIDQFSSVIYAVIALAIVAVIGFMIRRSVRAKKDGYPPSGSPNEP
- a CDS encoding YccF domain-containing protein; protein product: MKLILNIIWLVTGGLWLALGYMLFGLLACLLIVTIPAGVASFRMANYALWPFGRTVVEPRHGSKSMSTVGNVIWFIFSGLWLAIGHVTTAAAQAVTIIGIPLAIANIKMIPVTCFPFGKQIVPNDQIPFGYRPMVKM
- a CDS encoding SDR family NAD(P)-dependent oxidoreductase; this translates as MIDSKFIKKVTGTVSAKLGKSAGSEGETMDLAGKAIVVTGGGNGIGKEVVSQLLIKGAKVYALDLKVDGLTQLQAAYGDMLKAIECDITDKDRIDELAAELQDTAAVINVAGIIQQFIPVAELDRATMERVMNVNFWGTVNVTTAFLPVLQAKPEAGIINISSMGGLVPVPGQSFYGASKAAVKLFTEGLFAELRETSVHVGVVFPGGVATDIMGNSGVERKSSAEEKNTEEAVASLTTPQDAAAQIIEALENKRVRTTIGKDCNAVDKMGRVAPVKAIELIARKMKDVG
- the pgi gene encoding glucose-6-phosphate isomerase; its protein translation is MDITAQPQWDTLTKLYDAKKGLNLRELFAADAQRASSLSFDAAGLHVDLSKNLVDAETIDALVEVAKAADLESKRDAMFAGEHINNTEDRAVLHTALRLPPERDLKMDGQDVAADVHEVLGRMRDFATALRSGKWLGHTGHTIKKIVNIGIGGSDLGPAMAAKALRSYEVAGISADFVSNVDPADMASTLEKLDPGSTLFIVASKTFTTQETLTNAHAARRWLLEQFDGDESAIAKHFVAVSTNEEKVKEFGIDTANMFGFWDWVGGRYSVSSAIGLSLMCTIGPLDFMRFLAGFHAMDEHFRTTPLEDNVPVLMGLLGIWYTDFFGAQAHAVLPYSQDLARFPAYLQQLTMESNGKSVRHDGSAVTTTTGEIYFGEPGTNGQHAFFQLLHQGTHIVPADFIGFARPKEDFPTADGTGSMHDLLMGNFFAQTKVLAFGKTAEEIAAEGVDGNLVAHKVMPGNRPTTTIMAEELTPAVLGALIALYEHITFVQGVIWDINSFDQWGVELGKQQANDLAPAVSGAEAANSGDSSTDELIGWYRAHRA
- a CDS encoding S1 family peptidase; this encodes MEETLDDNGYYHELLLVDLDNGYDDVSNPAVISGTFSAWHANENYQFEGKLTCTVELREESGDVEAGINADITYDEADGDGDYDFGNDDSLDSDYGSDYGSDEVLAQAPSAGQQVGLGEYQAQPRVDTWEPELADYLINPGMLIPGGAIYNIEEEGRCSAGHFVTDSSSSRLFIMTAGHCGELGSRWAYQDPSGQWIEFGEMVERAYTGEENLGRVGAYDIGIIEVTNPHARWTSVPPITGNLVGYADLDYVAANGMALCRIGSTDGLSCGNYLHQIDGGQFEYGNQSRPGDSGGAIYAVHPNGDMYAVGVASYVETDAPPSANSYAGGMEIYTTMQHFGLSVF